The following are encoded in a window of Fusarium falciforme chromosome 11, complete sequence genomic DNA:
- a CDS encoding Epimerase domain-containing protein, with translation MAPPRGKVAFITGANGITGNAIIENLIRKPESEWSKIIITSRRTPTHNFWQDHRVRFIALDFLRPVEELIEKMAPLCHDVTHAFFASYVHTADFTKLRESNIPLFHNFLVAIDIVAASSLQRVCLQTGGKYYGAHLGPREVPLHEEMERYEDHGENFYYPQEDFLFSLAAKRSWDWNIIRPNGIIGFTPSGNGMSMALTLALYMLCCREMGQPPVFPGNKFFYNYCVEDSSYAPSIADMSVWAVTTEHAKNEAFNHANGDVFVWKHVWTKIGRHFGIEVPEFTEWAAKGDELRMANNFLMTEWSKDKKEVWARVVAKHGGQLEAYDWGTWDFFDWAVGKAWCTISSVSKARKFGWQRYDDTYDTYIEAFQSFENAGVLPRSDICQTAAELRKRSALLPHPRDAVLSSPKGKPENGTYENGVKHNGAPNGLQSSDLSSEM, from the exons ATGGCTCCTCCTCGCGGAAAAGTCGCCTTCATTACAGGTGCCAATGGCATTACTGGAAACGCCATCATCGAGAATCTGATCCGCAAGCCCGAGTCCGAATG GtccaagatcatcatcaCGTCGCGGCGAACTCCGACGCATAACTTCTGGCAAGATCACCGGGTCCGGTTCATTGCTCTCGACTTCCTGAGGCCTGTTGAGGAGTTGATCGAGAAGATGGCACCTCTGTGTCACGATGTCACGCATGCATTCTTCGCCTCCTACGTTCATACCGCGGACTTCACCAAGCTGAGGGAGAGCAACATCCCCTTGTTTCACAACTTTCTCGTTGCCATTGACATTGTCGCTGCCAGCTCTCTGCAGCGCGTCTGTCTCCAAACCGGCGGCAAA TATTACGGTGCCCACCTTGGGCCTCGTGAAGTTCCCCTTCACGAGGAGATGGAACGGTATGAGGACCATGGGGAAAACTTTTACTATCCACAGGAAGATTTCCTCTTCAGCTTGGCTGCCAAGCGGTCGTGGGACTGGAACATCATCCGCCCCAACGGCATCATAGGATTCACGCCATCAG GAAACGGCATGTCCATGGCGCTGACTTTGGCTCTTTACATGCTATGCTGCCGTGAAATGGGACAACCCCCTGTTTTTCCAGGGAACAAGTTTTTCTACAATTATTGTGTCGAAGATTCATCTTACGCGCCCAGTATCGCAGACATGAGCGTGTGGGCTGTAACAACCGAGCACGCAAAGAACGAGGCGTTCAACCACGCAAACGGTGATGTCTTTGTGTGGAAGCATGTCTGGACAAAGATCGGACGACACTTTGGCATCGAG GTTCCGGAGTTCACCGAATGGGCGGCAAAGGGAGATGAGCTTCGCATGGCCAACAACTTTCTCATGACTGAGTGGtcaaaggacaagaaggaggtgtGGGCGAGAGTTGTGGCTAAGCACGGTGGTCAACTCGAGGCCTACGATTGGGGCACTTGGGACTTCTTTGACTGGGCCGTCGGCAAGGCCTGGTGCACCATTAGCTCTGTATCCAAGGCTCGCAAGTTTGGGTGGCAGAGGTATGATGATACCTACGACACCTATATTGAGGCCTTCCAGTCATTCGAGAACGCTGGTGTTCTTCCGCGGTCGGATATTTGTCAAACGGCGGCCGAGTTGCGCAAGCGGTCCGCCCTTCTACCTCACCCCAGAGATGCTGTCCTCAGCTCTCCTAAGGGCAAGCCAGAGAACGGCACATATGAGAATGGTGTCAAACACAACGGTGCCCCGAACGGGCTTCAGAGCAGTGACCTTTCATCAGAGATGTAA